A segment of the Magnetococcales bacterium genome:
CTTGCTGGTGGCGAAAGGTCAAGCGCAGGTCGTTTTTGCCCATCACATGCTGAATCACCCGAATCCGCAACAGCCACCCCACCCAACCGGCATAAACCCCATGGGGTACGATGCCAAAGGCGATGATCACCTTGGGTCGGGGAAAGAGAGCCATACGCAGCAGGGTCAAAAACCGCCACGCCTCGGCCAAAGGTAAAAAACGGCGGATGCGCTCCGGGGGGGAGTGGCAGATGATTTTATCCCCGGCATAGGGCTGCCTGCGGATCAAGTGAATCTGAGTGATCTCTTTCATGTTTTGCAGGGGGGCGATTTTGGCGTGGAGCTTGTCGTCGATCATCCCGGCGATAACGCAGATTCGCATGGGGCAGGGCCTTCTTGAGTGATTGTTGATTGAAGTCGATGGGGAGGCTTGGCGTGCTTGATCTAGCTTTTCTTCCGGGCTTTGATTTTAATCCCGGCGGTAAAGCGAAATCGCTCCTCTTCGAGAAACTCCCGGGCGCGGATGCGGCGGGGGCCTTCCGGCAGACGGTCGATCAGCAGACGAATGACCCGCTGTCTCAGCCACAAGGCCGGACGGGTCATGGCGGCGGCGATCCAGCGGGCCGGAGCCAGCTGAAAGAGGGCCTGAAAGGTCGCTTCCGGGCCGCTCCACTCAAAGGGCTCCACCACCTCCACCTCAAGCCCCACCCCTTCGAACAATACCCGGGCGCCCAGATGGCTCATGTGAAAGTGGGAGCGGGCGTGGTAGGGCTCCAAAAACGACAGACTCGCCACCAGACAGCCTCCCGGTTTCAGAATGCGTGCCACCTCTCTGGCTGCCGCCCAGGGGTCGCTGAAATGTTCAAAACTGGAAGCCGCCACCACCAGATGGAAGCTGCCATCCGCCAGGGGGATCGCCTCGGCTTGCCCCAAGAGATCCGCTCCAGGCACCGCAAAGCGATCGATCCCCACATAGCGGAATCCCAGTTCAGTAAGATCCCGCCTGGCACCAGGTCCACACCCCAGATCGAGACAGCGCTCAGCCACACCCGGTGGATCGATCAGATGGGTCAAGGCAAAGGTGTCCCAGGAGCTGGGGTCAGCGCCGGTGATGCGGGCGGGCTTGGTAGGCTCGGTGGTTTGGTCCGGTGGGCTCATGGAGTTTTCCGTCGGTCGTGGTGCATCAGAGGCTGCCTGGATAGCACCCCAGGGGGCATGATATGGCTGACGCCATGGTAAAGCCCCCACTCATGCCGGGGAACCCCTGTTCCAGGCGAAAAGGATCAAGAGGTTGAGCAGTCGCTCGCCGTGGTTTTGTCGATTGGAGCGGTGCGCCTGCCATACATTTTGGATGCCGGCGGGGTCCAGAAATTCGCCATAAGATTGAGCCCCCTGGCTGAGGAGCGCTTCCACCTGCTCCCGGTTTTCCCGCAGCCAGCGATCCACCGGCACCCCGAATCCATGTTTGGGACGCTGGGCCAGGTGGGGGGGGAGGATCTCTTCGGCGGCTTGGCGCAGTACGTTTTTGATGTTTTTTTTTCCCCAGTGGAGCTTGGGGGGAATCCTCTGGGCCAGCTCCACCACCTCCCGATCCAAAAACGGCAGGCGCGCTTCCAGGGAGTGGGCCATGGTCGCCCGGTCGGTTTTGACGAGCATCTGATCCGGCAGCCACCCTTGAAGATCCCGGGTGAGCAGGGCCGCCAGAAGACCGGCGGGATGGTTTTGGTCGATGGGGGGCGCTGGGAGCTGGGCCGGATGGGGCATGATGGCCGCCAGGGTTTCATCATCAAAGGAATAAAACTGGCGCTGATACTCCTGGTCGAGATCCGGCTCCACCAGCTTCAGGCGGCGGGCTACGGCATCGAGATAGCGACGGCTGGGGCTGGCGGCGGATAGCAGGGGGGTGAGTGCTGAGAGCACCCCTGCTGCTCCTTGGCGAATCGGTCCGGGGATGGCCAGAAGTTGGCGACCCAGTACTGTGGAGCGGTATCTCTGATAACCGGCAAACAGCTCATCCGCTCCATCTCCAGTCAAGGCGACGGTCACCTGGCGGCGGGTCTCCTGGGCGAGCATCAGGGTGGGGAAGAGGGCTGGATCCGAAAAGGGCTGATCATAGGCCGCCCCCCACCCGGAGAGGAGTTGGGAGAGGGTGGCGGATTCAAAGTGAAACACTTCATGATCCGTCCCGAACAGCTGGGCCACCTCCCGGGCATGGTTGGTTTCGTCGAAAGCCTGCTCTTTGAAGGCGATGGAAAAGGTTTTGAACTGCGCGGTTTTTTGGGCTGCTTGTGCCACCACCAGGCTGGAGTCGATGCCGCCACTCAAAAAAGCCCCCAGGGGGACATCCGAGATCAGATGACGCTCGATCACTCGGGGCCAGAGCTCTTTAAATTGCGCCACCGCTGCGGCCAGATCCATGGTGTGGTCAGGTTGGAAGCGGGGCTGCCAGTAGGCCTCTTGCCGGATTGAGCCATCCTGGTTTCGGATCAGCAGATGCCCCGGCGGCAACACCCGCACCCCTTTATAGAGGGTCCGGGGGGCGGGGACGTGGCGCAGCAGGAGATAGCCGGTCAGGGCTTCGGGGTCGAGATCCTCGGGAAAGTGGGGGTGGGCGGCCAGGGCGCGCAAATCCGAACCAAAAACAAAATGCTCCCCATCGTGCCAATAGTAGAGAGGCTTCTGTCCCAGGTGATCCCGGAGGAGGATCAATTGATTTTCCCGGGGATCCCAGATGGCGGCGGCAAACATGCCGTTGAGATGATCCACACAGCCCAGGCCATATTCCATATAGCAGCTGAGGAGCACTTCGGTATCGCTCTGGCTGTGGAATTGGTGGCCTTTTTTTTGGAGTTGATCCCGCAGCTCGGTGTGGTTGTATAGCTCGCCGTTATAGACCAGAGTTACGCCGGTAGCGCCATGGCGGACCGGCTGCTGCCCCCCTGCCACATCAATCACCGATAGGCGGCGCATGCCGAGGCTTACCCCGGGAATCTGAAACCGGCCCTCTTCATCCGGCCCCCTGGGAATGAGGGGGGCCAACATCCGGGTGAGGCATTCCGGGTCGTTGGGGGTTGGCCCGGCATATCCGGCAATACCACACATGTCAGCACAGCCCCGGAGGAGGGGGGAGGGGGTGGTTTCCAGGGTATGGGGGATGGTCTGGAGAGGCTGAAGAGAGGGGGTGGGGGCTCATCTTTTTTCAATCCCCTCCTGATAGCCACACCAGTCGGCACAGTAGGCGCTATAGTTTTGTTTCAGCATATCCTGGCGCCAGGCGCGCATTTTGGGGCCGTTCCACACTTGCTGGAACCCTTCAGATACCACATCTCCCAGATCCATGGTGCCGTAGGAGCAGCAGGGGTTGAGTTTGCCGTGGACGTTGATGGCGACCAGCTGGGTAAAAGGGGCCTTGCAGATCCCTTGGGCCTGGCGGCTGTGGAACCCTTCCGGATAAAAAGGCAGGTGGCCGATGTTGGTCTCAAGTCCCAGGATTTGGCACTGCTTGAGCACCTGGTCGCGGAGTTGATCAAAGCTTTCCCGGCTTTTTAAAGGGGGCAGTCCCGTGGCCTCTACCGTGTGGACCCCGTTTTGGAGTTGAAACTGGAGGCTTTTGATGGCGGGAAAGCGGGCGGCCCATTGGGGAAGATCCATGAGGGAGCGGTGGTTGCTTTCGCTGATGACGCTCCAGACCTGTACCGGCACCTGGCAGCTCTCCCCAAAGGTGGTGAGATTTTTTTCGATTTTTCCCAGATCCGCCCCCCGAATGCGCTCCATGATTTCGGGCAGGGGAGAGTCGATGCTGACGTTGAGCTGGGTGAGTCCGGCCTCCGAGAGCAAACGGGCCTTTTTTTCGGTCAGGAGCAAACCGTTGGTGGTGATACGGACAGTAGGGATAGTGCGTTTGGCGAGCGCAATCGCTTCTGGAATGCGCTTGTAGAGAAGAGGCTCGCCGATATTGTAGAGCAGCAAAACCTGGCTGCCTTTGAGCTGGGGGATGATCTTTTCCAGCTTTTCGAAGGGCATCTCCAGGTTGCCAAATTTTTCCCGCCAGTCGGGATCGTTCTGGTTGCACCACTTGCAGCGCAGGTTGCAGCGGGTGGTCAGCTCGATCAACACATGGGAGGGGTGGTGGAAGCAGCGGCTGGAGGCGTGGCTTCCCAGAAGCTCGATCTCCAAAAACTTGGCGATCTCCAGAAGGTTGCGACCCCGAGCCCGATCAAGCGTCCGCTTAACCCCTTGCAGCGGATTCATGCGATGATATCCGGGGGTGGGGGCTTGGTCTCCGGTGCTGTTTCTTCCTCATTGGAGGGGATGCCGTCGGACCATCTTCCCCCCAGATCATCGATGGCTCCATCCCCCCGGGCTAAAGAGACTCCCAGGTGGAGGGAGGTGATCTGCTCCGACACCAGACCGATCAGGAAGGTGAGCATGGAGGCGACGAAAAGCAGCACCGGCATGTTGGTCAGGCGGGCGCTCTCCAGATAGACATAGAGATAGCGCACAGCCCCCATGGTGAAGAGGAGAATGCTGGCCGGGAGAAACACCCGCATGGGGGAAAAGAGGGTGATCACCTTGAGAATGGTGACGAAAAACCGAAAGCCGTCCCGGATGAGGTTGATTTTGGAGGTGCCGATGCGCTTGCCCGCCACAATCGGCACAAAGCCGACCGGCAATCCCGAACGCATAAAGGCCATGGTGCTGGTGGTCGGATAGGAAAAGCCGTTGGGCAGGAGATAGACAAACCCCTGGAAGGCCCGGGTGCGGGCAGCGCGAAAACCGGAGGTCAAATCCGGAATGTGGCGACCGGTCAAAAGCGACGCAAAGCGGTTGAGCAGGGCATTGCCCACCCCCCGGACCCGGTTGGCTTGAGAACCCTTGGTGCGCGCCCCAACCGCCAAGGCATAGCCCTGGTCCAGGAGGGTGAGGAGCTTGGGGACATCATCGGCATCGTGTTGACCGTCGGCATCCATAAACACTACATAGCGGCCCCTGGCGTTGCGGGCGCAGGTTTTAATCGCCGCGCCATTGCCCATATTGTGGGGGTGGCGAATCACCCGGGCACCGGCTTTGGCGGCGGCCTCTCCCGTACCATCCCCGGAGCCGTCATCCACCACCAGGATATCGGCATCGGGAAAGTGCTGGCGCAGTTTGGCCACCGTCGCCCCCACCGCCCCCACTTCATAGTAGGCGGGCAGTGCGATAGTGATGCCAGCCCCTGTGGCCCAACTGGCCGGAGAGGGGGGGGAGTCGGTCATGAATCGGCTCCGGTATCGCTGTCGGAAGGCTTCCAGCAGCCGGGTTGACCACAGGATGGGCCATCCCCCTGCATGACGGCGCTGTTGCGGGGAACCCAGGTGCCGCACCCTTTGCACTGCACCAGGGTGGGATCCTCTTCCGGGGCTTTGGGTGCTGGGGGAGGGGGGGGCATCATCAGGCGTTGCAGCAGACGATAGGCCATCACCCCCAGGGCGATAAAAATCAGGATGCGAATAAGACCCATGGGATGCCTCCCTGGCTGAATGGTGATTTGTTAAAAAAAAAGAGACCTCAAGTGTGCCAGAAAGCCCCCTTTTTGGACAGTGCTTTATGCGCCCTCAGAGGGGCAGGTTGAAGCTTGGCTGGCAGAGTTGATTTCCGGGGATGACTCCTCGATTGATTCCGAGCTTTGCTTGCTGATTGATTCCGGGCTTGCCAAACTGCTAAGATCTTTTCATTGATGGGGGCGCTGAAGTGGCCGCCATCGATTGGGGAGTGGATCTTAAAAGAACCAGATCAAAATGGAGAGCTTGCCATGAGCGGAATCAGCGGTGCTGCATTTAACGAATCAGCCAGGCTTCAGCTTGCTTACTCCAATCAGCGGACCGAAAACCGGGACGAAGGGCAAGACCGCAAAGAGGGGTATTCCACCCTGGCCAAGGAGCTGAAGGCCACCAACGCCAACACCAATGTCTTGGCAGATATGGCCCGCACGGATCGCGTGGAGCTGAGTGAACGGGTTGCCGAAAAAGGGGCCTCCCGCCGGGCTGAATCCGCCCGCGCACCAGAACAAAACACCCCTCGCCCCCAAGAGTCCGAACGGGCTTTGGAAGCCATGCCCGAGCCCCCTCCGGAGCGGGATCAGGTGCGCACCATCGATATCATGGCGTGAGCTGGAAGTGTTCCTGCCAGGCGGCCTGATTGGTTTGTGCTGCCTGACCCCCCGATTTATGCTCCCCTTGTTTGACTGGCTTCGCCTGCCTGACCTCTCAAAGAGCCCTCTTCAAGCAAGCCCCAAGGCCCCAGTAAAATTCCATGGTTGTTCCAGTTTAAAACGACACATCCGCTTTGATTGATGTGGTTCGCGTAGCTCACCGCATCCTACGCGTTTTTTTTCAGTCAAGCATCAAAGTGTTGATAATGCTACCATTTATCCGCCGGGGTTTTGTTGCCGGTGGAGTCGAGACCCAGGTTGCCGTCATCCGCCTGGGTTCCCTGGGCCAGTGCTGTCAGCTCCACACAGCTGGCGATCCCTGTGCCGCAAGCGGTCGCCTGGATCTTATAATAGCCCTCATCGGTATCCACATAGCCGCTGCCATCCACCGTCAAGCCCAATCCCCCCGTGCCCAGATTGAGGGTGTAGCTGTTGTTTTGGGTGTTGAACCGCTCCTGCAGATTCATGATGTTGAGCAGGGAGGCCTTGCCGTCGTTGCGGCGTACCCCCTGGGAACTTTGCTGATAGGCTGGGATACCCCAGGCCATCAGGATCCCCAGGATGGACATCACCACCAGCAACTCCACCAGGCTAAATCCCCACTCACGACGATTCATGCTCATTTTCAGCTTCCTTTCAGGTGATGACAGACAATATCAGTAGGAGCACATGGGATCGTTGACGCACACCTGCCAGTCGGTCCGGGTCACCTTGTTGGAGAAGGGGACATCGTCGATGGGTTGCTCTGGTCCCACCAACACCACCGGGTCTTCGCTCTCTTCGGGCAACATGAGGGTAGGCTCCGGGGGAATGCCGCCGCGATCCAGCTCTGTGGAGCGATCTTCAGCCACCAGTTGATCCTCAGCCCCTTCCAGGGGATCGAGATCGGCTCCGGGGGTGGCGTCGCAGATATTCACCAGATAGTAGTTGCCCACCCCCTGCTCCACGCTACAGTTGCGGTTGTCGCTGGCTCCGGGAATATAGGTGGTAAATTGCAGCCAGTTGTCGAAGGTGATGGCGGTGGAAAGAACCTTTTCGCCCACATGGGAGCCGCTGGAGTCCTGCATCATCAATATCCAGCCGCTGGCGCTGTTGAGGCTGGTGAGGGCGGCGGTGATCTCCCCTTGATTGCCTTCGCCGATGACATTATCAGTGACATCAAAGAGATTGGCCTCGGTGATGGGGGTGTAGGTGCCCACCACGCCGGTATCCTTGATCATGTAAAATCGATCTTCGATGGTGGTGTTCAAGGGGTGGGCGCGATAACCGGAGCCGATGGCCACTGAAAAAAAGCGGGATTCGCTGCTGCACTCCACATAGGCCACATCCGGAGCGTTGTAAAAGCGCCGGTTGCCCGCTGGGGTGTCGTCACTGAACTCGGCGATGACGCCACCGGTCACCAGGGAGGCGGCCCCGGTGTTGTCGATGTTGTCGATATCAAAGCGCCACACCTGGCCCCCCATATCCCCCACATACATCCGGTCGGCCAGACCATCGGCATCGATATCCACCACCTTGACCGTGGAGGGGATGGAATAGTCCATATCCGGCAATACCAGGGAGGCGGTGGGGTTGTCGCTGTGGGAGGCCCACCACAGGAGGGAGCCGTCGTTGGCATCCACCATAAAGATCCCCCGCCCCTGATCATCCGCCTGGCGTGTGGTGTTGTCGTCCTGATCCCAGTCATACCCCCCGCCAAAAATCACCACATCCTTGGTTTCACCGGCGATTTTGACCTGGGTGGCGATGGGTTTGGACCAAGTCTGTCCCAGTTCGGCAAAGTTGCCCGAGGTGCCGTCGATCATCCACTTGAGTTTGGGGGCGCTACGGTCGGTAACATCCAAAGCGTAATAATATTGTCCCCCCCGACGCATACCCACGTAGATGTAGACGAAGTCGCCGTCAGCAGGCTCAATGATACCGTCCTGATCTTCATCGTTTTGCCAATAACCGATCTCCCCATCCAGACCATAGGGGTGATCGTCTGCGGCGCTATTCTTGTAGAAGGTGGCGAGGTTTTCCAAAAGCTCTTTGGGGATGAAGGCAAACAGCTCCTCACCGGC
Coding sequences within it:
- a CDS encoding glycosyltransferase family 2 protein; translation: MTDSPPSPASWATGAGITIALPAYYEVGAVGATVAKLRQHFPDADILVVDDGSGDGTGEAAAKAGARVIRHPHNMGNGAAIKTCARNARGRYVVFMDADGQHDADDVPKLLTLLDQGYALAVGARTKGSQANRVRGVGNALLNRFASLLTGRHIPDLTSGFRAARTRAFQGFVYLLPNGFSYPTTSTMAFMRSGLPVGFVPIVAGKRIGTSKINLIRDGFRFFVTILKVITLFSPMRVFLPASILLFTMGAVRYLYVYLESARLTNMPVLLFVASMLTFLIGLVSEQITSLHLGVSLARGDGAIDDLGGRWSDGIPSNEEETAPETKPPPPDIIA
- a CDS encoding radical SAM protein translates to MNPLQGVKRTLDRARGRNLLEIAKFLEIELLGSHASSRCFHHPSHVLIELTTRCNLRCKWCNQNDPDWREKFGNLEMPFEKLEKIIPQLKGSQVLLLYNIGEPLLYKRIPEAIALAKRTIPTVRITTNGLLLTEKKARLLSEAGLTQLNVSIDSPLPEIMERIRGADLGKIEKNLTTFGESCQVPVQVWSVISESNHRSLMDLPQWAARFPAIKSLQFQLQNGVHTVEATGLPPLKSRESFDQLRDQVLKQCQILGLETNIGHLPFYPEGFHSRQAQGICKAPFTQLVAINVHGKLNPCCSYGTMDLGDVVSEGFQQVWNGPKMRAWRQDMLKQNYSAYCADWCGYQEGIEKR
- the asnB gene encoding asparagine synthase (glutamine-hydrolyzing), yielding MCGIAGYAGPTPNDPECLTRMLAPLIPRGPDEEGRFQIPGVSLGMRRLSVIDVAGGQQPVRHGATGVTLVYNGELYNHTELRDQLQKKGHQFHSQSDTEVLLSCYMEYGLGCVDHLNGMFAAAIWDPRENQLILLRDHLGQKPLYYWHDGEHFVFGSDLRALAAHPHFPEDLDPEALTGYLLLRHVPAPRTLYKGVRVLPPGHLLIRNQDGSIRQEAYWQPRFQPDHTMDLAAAVAQFKELWPRVIERHLISDVPLGAFLSGGIDSSLVVAQAAQKTAQFKTFSIAFKEQAFDETNHAREVAQLFGTDHEVFHFESATLSQLLSGWGAAYDQPFSDPALFPTLMLAQETRRQVTVALTGDGADELFAGYQRYRSTVLGRQLLAIPGPIRQGAAGVLSALTPLLSAASPSRRYLDAVARRLKLVEPDLDQEYQRQFYSFDDETLAAIMPHPAQLPAPPIDQNHPAGLLAALLTRDLQGWLPDQMLVKTDRATMAHSLEARLPFLDREVVELAQRIPPKLHWGKKNIKNVLRQAAEEILPPHLAQRPKHGFGVPVDRWLRENREQVEALLSQGAQSYGEFLDPAGIQNVWQAHRSNRQNHGERLLNLLILFAWNRGSPA
- a CDS encoding class I SAM-dependent methyltransferase; this translates as MSPPDQTTEPTKPARITGADPSSWDTFALTHLIDPPGVAERCLDLGCGPGARRDLTELGFRYVGIDRFAVPGADLLGQAEAIPLADGSFHLVVAASSFEHFSDPWAAAREVARILKPGGCLVASLSFLEPYHARSHFHMSHLGARVLFEGVGLEVEVVEPFEWSGPEATFQALFQLAPARWIAAAMTRPALWLRQRVIRLLIDRLPEGPRRIRAREFLEEERFRFTAGIKIKARKKS
- a CDS encoding prepilin-type N-terminal cleavage/methylation domain-containing protein is translated as MSMNRREWGFSLVELLVVMSILGILMAWGIPAYQQSSQGVRRNDGKASLLNIMNLQERFNTQNNSYTLNLGTGGLGLTVDGSGYVDTDEGYYKIQATACGTGIASCVELTALAQGTQADDGNLGLDSTGNKTPADKW